One genomic window of Kaistia geumhonensis includes the following:
- a CDS encoding urea amidolyase associated protein UAAP1 encodes MNEATDPAIDKAATIEALRKRYEELKAAGDSAAPRALPPPTEAGAAPLSDADIIHRETIPGGWYTTFTIAAGHGLRLVNTSATGGVSLFAWNARDTSERYNSADTVKIQWTAELRKGRVLFSDMGRVLFSIVEDTTGAHDTIVGGSTPASNLRKYGQADLRSTRGNMLLAAAKHGLGLRDLAPVITFFAPVAVGGEGALVWRDGIVKAGDFVDLRAELDLIVAVSNCPHPLAPDAAFAPGPIDAILHRLPMPAADDLCRTATAEARRGFENNAAYALA; translated from the coding sequence GTGAACGAGGCGACAGACCCGGCCATCGACAAGGCCGCGACGATCGAGGCGCTGCGCAAGCGCTATGAAGAACTGAAGGCCGCAGGCGACAGCGCCGCGCCGCGCGCGCTGCCGCCGCCGACGGAGGCCGGCGCCGCACCGCTTTCCGACGCGGACATCATCCATCGCGAGACGATCCCCGGCGGCTGGTACACGACCTTCACGATCGCCGCCGGCCACGGGCTGAGGCTCGTCAACACGTCCGCGACCGGGGGCGTCTCGCTCTTCGCCTGGAACGCGCGGGATACCAGCGAGCGCTACAACAGCGCCGATACCGTCAAGATCCAGTGGACGGCGGAGCTTCGGAAGGGCCGCGTGCTCTTCTCCGACATGGGGCGGGTCCTGTTCTCGATCGTCGAGGACACGACCGGCGCGCATGACACGATCGTCGGCGGCTCGACACCGGCTTCCAATCTGCGGAAATATGGCCAGGCCGACCTGCGCTCGACGCGCGGGAACATGCTGCTCGCCGCCGCCAAGCACGGCCTCGGCCTCCGCGATCTCGCTCCGGTCATCACCTTCTTCGCGCCGGTCGCTGTCGGCGGGGAGGGCGCGCTCGTCTGGCGAGACGGCATCGTCAAGGCGGGCGACTTCGTCGATCTGCGCGCCGAGCTCGACCTCATCGTCGCCGTTTCCAACTGCCCGCATCCGCTGGCGCCCGACGCCGCCTTCGCACCGGGGCCAATCGACGCGATCCTGCATCGCCTGCCGATGCCGGCTGCGGACGATCTCTGCCGCACGGCCACCGCCGAAGCCCGACGCGGCTTCGAGAACAACGCCGCCTATGCGCTGGCCTGA
- a CDS encoding urea amidolyase associated protein UAAP2, which produces MNQRPNFSALPVALDPAKAIYDFTIPANQPWTGIVRRGQVLRIIDVEGQQAVDTLFYSLADTSERYSAQDTILEQGAPYVTTGTRLMSNIGNVLATVVADTCGRHDTSAGACSCEANIVRFGHHTKYMHACRENFIVAMSRHGMTKRDIVPNINFFMNVPIEPDGKLAIVDGVSRPGDHVDILAAMDLISAISNCPQVNNPCNGFNPTPVRVMIFDPAIA; this is translated from the coding sequence ATGAACCAGCGCCCGAACTTCTCCGCCCTCCCCGTCGCCCTCGACCCGGCGAAAGCGATCTACGACTTCACCATTCCCGCCAACCAGCCCTGGACCGGCATCGTCCGCCGCGGCCAGGTGCTGCGCATCATCGATGTCGAGGGCCAGCAGGCCGTCGACACGCTGTTCTATTCGCTGGCCGACACCTCGGAGCGCTACAGCGCGCAGGACACGATCCTGGAACAGGGCGCGCCCTATGTGACGACCGGCACGCGGCTGATGTCGAATATCGGCAATGTGCTGGCGACCGTCGTCGCCGATACATGCGGGCGGCACGACACCTCGGCGGGGGCCTGCTCCTGCGAGGCGAACATCGTGCGCTTCGGCCATCACACCAAATACATGCATGCCTGCCGCGAGAACTTCATCGTCGCGATGAGCCGCCATGGCATGACGAAGCGCGACATCGTGCCGAACATCAACTTCTTCATGAATGTGCCGATCGAGCCGGACGGGAAGCTCGCCATCGTCGACGGCGTCTCGCGGCCGGGCGACCATGTCGACATCCTCGCGGCGATGGACCTGATCTCCGCCATCTCCAACTGTCCGCAGGTCAACAATCCCTGCAACGGCTTCAATCCGACGCCGGTGCGCGTGATGATCTTCGACCCGGCGATCGCCTGA
- a CDS encoding ABC transporter ATP-binding protein, with the protein MSVISVKDVWKEYDDRVVLEAISLEIEPRAFVALVGPSGCGKTTFLRMLLSEERPDRGTIAIDGAPLPDEPDSGRGVVFQRYSVFPHLTVLGNVVLGLELKAAPLLGRLFGGARRAAETEAREVLAAVGLGGAEAKYPSQLSGGMQQRLALAQALIAKPKVLLLDEPFGALDPGIRAEIHLLMQRLWHERPLTVVMVTHDMSEAFTLATRVIAFERRRNEPSDGGRYGATITRDIEVWPRRIAGQPRPSRTSSLPGRDDPAPLTGANRDDPAIEGATP; encoded by the coding sequence ATGAGCGTCATCAGCGTCAAGGACGTCTGGAAAGAGTACGACGACCGTGTCGTGCTGGAGGCGATCAGCCTCGAGATCGAGCCTCGCGCGTTCGTCGCGCTGGTCGGGCCGTCCGGCTGCGGCAAGACCACCTTCCTGCGCATGCTTCTCTCCGAGGAGAGGCCGGACCGCGGCACCATCGCTATTGACGGTGCTCCGCTTCCGGACGAGCCGGATTCCGGACGTGGCGTCGTGTTCCAGCGCTATTCCGTGTTTCCGCATCTGACTGTGCTCGGCAATGTCGTGCTCGGGCTCGAGCTGAAGGCCGCGCCCCTCCTTGGCCGCCTTTTCGGAGGCGCCCGCCGCGCGGCGGAGACGGAGGCGCGCGAGGTTCTCGCCGCCGTCGGGCTCGGTGGCGCGGAGGCGAAATATCCCTCTCAGCTCTCGGGCGGCATGCAGCAGCGCCTCGCCCTGGCGCAGGCGCTCATCGCGAAGCCCAAGGTGCTGCTGCTTGACGAGCCTTTCGGCGCGCTCGACCCCGGAATCCGCGCCGAAATCCATCTACTGATGCAGCGGCTCTGGCACGAGCGGCCGCTGACCGTCGTCATGGTGACGCACGACATGTCGGAAGCCTTCACCCTCGCGACCCGCGTCATCGCCTTCGAGCGGCGGCGCAACGAGCCGTCCGACGGCGGGCGCTACGGCGCGACCATCACGCGCGACATCGAGGTCTGGCCGAGGCGGATCGCCGGCCAGCCGAGACCATCGCGGACATCATCCTTGCCCGGCCGGGACGACCCGGCGCCTCTGACGGGAGCCAACCGGGACGACCCGGCCATCGAGGGAGCCACGCCGTGA
- a CDS encoding ABC transporter permease, which yields MRLINRRPNAGAGRILALLPFIVVLGAYLVGSAARLAENPNDKLLPSLSSLGAALQRMAFSTDPRTGDILMLVDTEASLYRLAAALAIAVAIGLVLGIAIGLLPYFRAGLGAFVAVVSMVPPLALLPILFITMGLGEASKIALIVIGVAPCLVRDVALRVGDLPPQQMIKAQTLGASTWQIVLRVVLPQTLPRLIDSLRLQIGPAWLFLIAAEAIASESGLGYRIFLVRRYLAMDVILTYVIWITLLAFLMDRGLALLQRRAFPWFAAARATG from the coding sequence ATGCGGCTGATCAATCGTCGGCCGAACGCGGGTGCCGGGCGCATTCTCGCGCTGCTGCCCTTCATCGTCGTGCTCGGCGCCTATCTCGTCGGTTCGGCGGCGCGGCTTGCCGAGAACCCGAACGACAAGCTGTTGCCGAGCCTCTCGTCGCTCGGCGCGGCGCTGCAGCGCATGGCCTTCTCGACCGACCCGCGCACCGGCGACATCCTGATGCTGGTCGATACCGAGGCGAGCCTCTACCGCCTCGCCGCGGCGCTGGCGATCGCCGTCGCGATCGGCCTCGTCCTCGGCATCGCGATCGGCCTGCTGCCCTATTTCCGCGCCGGCCTCGGCGCGTTCGTCGCCGTGGTGTCGATGGTGCCGCCGCTAGCGCTGCTGCCGATCCTCTTCATCACCATGGGCCTCGGCGAGGCATCGAAGATCGCGCTGATCGTCATCGGCGTCGCGCCCTGCCTCGTCCGCGACGTGGCGCTCAGGGTCGGCGACCTGCCGCCGCAGCAGATGATCAAGGCGCAGACGCTCGGCGCCTCGACCTGGCAGATCGTGCTGCGCGTGGTGCTGCCGCAGACCCTGCCGCGGCTCATCGATTCGCTCCGCCTGCAGATCGGGCCGGCCTGGCTGTTCCTGATCGCCGCCGAAGCCATCGCCTCCGAGTCGGGCCTCGGCTACCGCATCTTCCTCGTGCGGCGCTATCTCGCGATGGACGTGATCCTCACCTATGTCATCTGGATCACGCTGCTCGCCTTCCTGATGGACCGCGGGCTCGCGCTCTTGCAGCGACGCGCCTTCCCCTGGTTCGCAGCCGCCCGTGCGACGGGCTGA